In Populus alba chromosome 4, ASM523922v2, whole genome shotgun sequence, the genomic window CATTTGTCAACAAGTCGTGGAGTGAACTTCGCGTACAGCGGCGCTACAGCCTTGTCAATGGAAGTTCTTGCAAAAAAGAATATCACCCTCGATTGGGCAAAGCCTTCTCTCAGTGTACAGCTTGGATGGCTGGATGATTATTTCAAAGGATACTGTAATAATGTCAAAGGTGCATGGTTACTATAATATACTTCCCTCTCAtcttatagttattaaacccgtaACAACCCTTCCCATTAACATGTTAACTCGTCGATCTGAAACTGAAACTggcctatattttatttttatttagttttgagatTAACTTGATCAAATCTGGTTATTAGATTCAATTAATCTAGTTAAATAGATCAAGTACGAGTGAGATCTGGTCGGGTCAgctctaattattatttatctatATTGATAGACTGTACGGAGGCAGTCAGCTCGTCACTTTTCATGATAAATTTCGGAACCAATGACTATGGCTATGCATTCAGCCAAAATCATAACATTGAAGAGATAAAGAAGAATGGCTTGGTGTCTGACGTTGTGGAGGCTATAAAACAAGCTCTTAAGGTACGTTaatattcttctttttgttttaattaattacttatcAGAAACAagttaatatgttaaaaaaaaaagagagagattttttgtgatcattgaaaattaaatcaacCGTTTTGAGTTctcaaatcttaattattttatcttattttgtgGTGAATAAATTATGTTGCTTTAATTGGCTACAGAAAATCATCAACCATGGAGCTAGAAAAGTCCTAGTCTTTGGAGTAGCCCTAGATGGGTGTAGACCAATCTCAGTAACTATGCAATCTGCTAACAAATCTGCCACTTATGATCGATTTGGCTGTGTGAAAGACAACAATGACTTCTGCAATTACCACAATGTACTTCTTCAAGAAGGCCTCAAGGAATTAAGAGAGCAAAATCCTGATGTACAAATAGTATATGGTGATCTTTACAATGCAATGCAATCGATTTTGGATGACTCCCAATCTCTTGGTGAgtaagctttttcctttttttacacgattatgtatttttaaaaaaggtgtttggaagtgtagtaGCACTTGCggttcaaagttttttttcattcgaaaataaattaaaatattttttatttttaaaaaattatttttaatatcaacacattaaaaagatataaaacaaaaaagaaatttcaagtaaaaaaaaattaaaaaaaaaactctgcaACGAGTAggattcaaatcaaattaatttgttcGGATATAATTAATATGGTTCTGACATGTTTAATTACTTCTTGCAACGTGTAGGATTCAAATCATTGACAGAAGCTTGTTGTGATGTCGATGtcgaaaataaaaagaaagctgTCTTGTACAAAGATAAACTCTGCGGAGCTCATGGTACCATAGTTTGCCCTAAGCCTGAAGAATATGTCTTCTGGGATAATGGACATTGTACTCAGAAGGCAAATGAGAAGCTGGCCGACTGGATCATTCAAGACATCTTCCCCAAGTTTCGATGCAATGCTTGACATATTTATAGTTGAAGTATTATTCAAGATGATTCGAAATACATGTTCTTGCTTCTTGTATCTTGGTTTCCTTTCTatgtaatttgtttattttcatgattcttatatgtttttttggtcGAGTttgttcctttgtttttttaaagaaataaaagaatttatattACACAAAACTAATATAACCATGAAGAGCATGATTAAAAAGGAGAAGTAAAGTTACAATAAATaggcaaaaaaaacattaaaaaaaaaaggtcagaCAATCTTAACTATCTTCCCTGATTACTTAATAAAAGTAAACAAATCAAGCATAATATATATCCATGTAATACAATTATAACTAtacaatcaaatcatatatttatgaACATCTTGTTTGGCCAAAATCTCCGACAcatggtgtgttttttttttttttttttttgagatatgCTACATGGTTGCTTTCTCTATTAATATATGTAAAACTCATAggataaaatgtaaaataaacattaaagaTATCATTGAAAATCACCTTATAACCACCACATTGTGACATTGCTTCCCCATAtccaaataattcaaaatagagTACAATTGGAGATAATAAGTACTGGTATAAATTTAGCGTTTTGAATTCAACTAACTCTAGATAATAGTCAGCTTGGATTAGACCCTCATCTAGTAGTGTCAGATCCTCACCCAAATGCTTAGAACCTTTAATTTCTACAAGTTTGGTTGCATCATTCTTCCCAGATTGGAGAGAACTCATCCTCGAGttctattattttcttcaaataagGTGTCAAGTgctaaacattaaaaacatcagAAGTTTTCAGATGGCTATGAAAGCAAAGTCTATAAACATTGTCATTTATCTTTCGCAACACCTCACAAagactcatatttttttcattcagtTTGTTGTACTTGTCCATTGTAAACTTGTTACGAGTAAACACAACTCATACTAGATTACCAACTTTAAACCCCACCCTTCTATGATAGGGCTTTATACTTCATATTGATGTCATTGAATTGTCTTCTTAGTTTGCTCATGAATACCATGCAAGTAATCTATCACACCATCAACTTGGACACTCGGTTATCCAATACAAGGGATAAGCATCAACTCCAACACTCTAGAAAGGTTTTGTCCATAGACAATCTCAAATGTACTTAGATGGAGTACTTAGATGGATAATCCAATTCCAATTATAAGCAAACTCTGCTTGTGGTAAGGCCAGATCCCATTGTTTCAACTTGTCTCCAACTAAACTCCATATCAAATTATCAAGGCTTTAGTTAATCATTTCTATTTgcccattttttttatgatgatatacACTATTAAAATTCTGTTGAATTTTCATTTTACCCCACAAACTCTTCTAGAAGTTACTTGTAAACTTCAAATAAGTAGAGAAAATGTATACAAGGCTGATTAAATAAGTCCAACTTGCTCAAAATAGTGTTTGGCTTCATTTATTCAATAAATGTTAAATTTTCCTCACGAACTACCAATGGATGGTGGAGCCCTAAGGAGGTGAAAGCAAAGACAGATTTAAAAGAGTGTTTAGGAATGTAGTAGTTGTTGCTTTTAAATAATAGAGATTAGTGATCATCCCAAACAAATTTCATATTTGACATGAAGTTTGGCCTCACAGCCATGAGTTGTTGGGATCCATCCTCTAActataatttaattgtaaaGGTAATATAGAGTTGTATAAACTTCTTTTAAAAGGTGTGCAATGTATAAAGAGAACTAAACTCATGTGATAAATTAAGACTATGAATGTTTTCCCCAATATTTCTATATCTTCAATGTTTAGAAGAAGTGTAGTAACGGTTCACTTGAAACCTTACCGACCATTTTCAACTCTCTTGTTCGCCTGTTGCATACGATGTTTTTTATGGAAAGAGCAGAATATAATGTTTCAAGAACACAGctgaaaagaaaacataaattaccTCAACAGTATTCCCATACCTCCAAGATCAATTACACAAACCGTTTTTTGGAATCTTTTTATGATTGATTGTGTTCAAATAAGCCACCTTCATGTCATCAGCTATTTTGGAATTCCTCAGAATACAATATTTGTGTTCTCGAATTTggctcttcaatttttttatgtcagtTTATTTCTTTGGAGCCAATTGCTTTTGAGGAAGCGCTCTCCACCCAATATCTCGCCGGTAGAACCCTCCTGGCCAGTTGATTTCCTCAACTGCCTGATAAGCTCTGTCCCGGGCCTCTTCAAGATCTCTTCCAGTAGCAGTGACCCCAAGAACTCGGCCCCCAGTAGCAATGAAGTTGCCGTCTGAGTTCAAAGCTGTTCCGGCATGAAATACCTTAACTGTTGGAGCAACATTCTCGGCCTCCTCAAGGTTTCGAATCACAGTCCCCTTTTCATAGGACCCAGGGTACCCCTTGCTTGCCATAACCACCACCATGGCAGACCCTGGAGACCATTTCAGGGACACTCCACTTAGCTCTCCTCTACTAGCTGCAAGCAGGACTTGTGCTAGATCCGATTCCAAGCGAACCATCAACACCTGTGCATTAATACAAGAGAACCCCCCCATTAGTTTTATGTCGCAACGATTGATATACCACACTTCCAGCAACTTTTGTGGGATAATCATGACAGCTAAAATCTGATGGCCAGTTTATAGCGTGTTCAATCATGCACATgcacataaaagaaaatcagCAGAACCTCCCCACTCATCATCGCCAATATATATAACCCAACTGGAACCCAACTGGATATTGCTTTAGTTTATGCATACAGTCATAATTTGAAGGTTGCATGAAGAAACCATATCTGAATTACATCATgctatttattgataatttgaaACAAGTACTCAGGTTGACCCAATCACATCACAAACCTGTtagagaaaaaaccaaaaaccaccTCCTTTAATGATCACCTAAAATCTAAAAGTTTATGCAGTCAGTCACTGTTAAAcgaataaaaagtaaaatgatagAAGGTTTTCACCAGGAAGCAACAAACTACCAACAAGCTAAATATGACTAAACTCTAAACTTTGATCCTTGAGCCTTGACGggaacatatatttttccaaaccaacaGTTTCAATAAAAACTCGTTTCCCCATCGTTAGTAGCATAAAAGTGGTATAGGGCAGGATCTCAATCAAAATACAGCTTCTCCATGGGTATTTCACTTTAATCAAGCAGCAGGTGCTGCATAAGACCACAATGGCACAACACTAATTCCAAAGACACAAgaataacaatgaaaaagagACGAGAATATGGTGAGAGAAACTAAAAGAAAGCTAAATGGTCAGGGAAATAAGGACAAGCCTTCTGGGTTTTCCCTTTCACCATTTACTCTTACATATATATCCTAAGCCCACTCTGTGAGTAGTAGATACTGTAAACTAACAAGACATAAATAACCCAATAAATACAAGGGTCTAATGATCGctcatccaaaaaatataaatcaaaattgcaaataataattcaatttctAAACATTGCAAATAATAATTCAGTTTCTAATGCAAGAACtgggtttataatttttaatgcaTATTACGGCCTGTATCTGACCTGACACTCAGGGTCGCCAAAGCGTACATTGTACTCAATTAGCTTAGGTAAGCCAGTCTTCTTCTCAATCATCAGCCCAGCATACAAAACACCTACAAACTTGCAACCCTCAGCTGCCATTCCCTTGACTGTTGGGTGAATTATAGTTTGCATGACTACTGACTGAAGTTCTTTTGTCAATACTGGTGCTGGAGAGTATGCCCCCATCCCACCAGTATTGGGACCTGTGTCTCCATCACCAACTCTTTTATGGTCCTGAGCAGATTCTAGAGGAATAGCATTCTCTCCATCCACCAGGGCAAAGAAAGACGCTTCTTCTCCTTCCAGAAATTCTTCAACAACTATGCAACAACCTGCAGAACCAAAAACACTCTTCACGAGCATTGAATCAACAGCTTCATATGCCTCCTCTAGTGTCATGGCAACAATAACTCCTTTTCCAGCAGCCAAGCCATCTGCTTTTATGACAATAGGTGCTCCCTGGTCCTCAATGTATTGCTTTGCAGAAGATGGATCTGTAAATGTTTGGTACTGCAACAATAAAGAAAGCTTTAATAACAGGGTTCCAGCAACAAAGAACTGGGAAAGCAAAGAGAGTGCCTTGAAACTTTTAGTCAGGTAAGAATGAGAGGATTCCAGGCAcactattttgtttcaatttttttcattttccaagAAAAGAATTACTGATGAAACTAagactaaaagaaaagaaatggcaaTTGGAAAAGTTTAGGAGAAGCAAGAAGGTTTTGAGTCTGCCCGGTAACTAAAACCTAAAGGGGTAAAAGGAATAAACCTTAGCAGTaggaattttatatttttcgcACAAATTTTTCATGAAGTTCTTTGAACCTTCTAAAGCAGCTGCTTCTGCTGATGGCCCAAAAGTAGGGATTCCAGCTTTTACTAAATTATTTGCAAGGCCAGAAACCAAAGGTGCCTCTGGTCCCACAACAACCAGTCCAACACCCCATTTGCGGCAAAAGGAGATCACTGCTGAGCTATCAGAGATGTCAAGCTCTGGAATACAGGTGGCATTTCCAGAGTTAGAAATCCCTGCATTGCCAGGAGCACAGAAGACTGCATCACAGGAGGGAGATCGCTGCAAGGCATAGCAAAGTGCATGTTCTCTCCCCCCTCCACCAATAACCAACACAACCAACCTCTTTTCTGCAAAATTTGTAGGTGAAGGAGGATCAATGAACAAGAAAACAGTAAGACTAAAAATTTAACAACTATTTTAACCCAATTCTTTGTCTCCCGTCtcaatagagaaaaaaaaaaaaaaaaaaacctgtagcAAAATATCATGGAAATGTATGCAAAAATCAATAAGATTTAAATGAATCCATGTACAAGTAAAGAGGCAATCTCAACTATGTAAGAATGGAAAAATAACCATCATTGCAGCAGTAAAAAACTTCACTACTTAATGACAAACTATTTCATCTCATTGATGActtattgctaaaaaaaaaaagaagaaactgaTACATTTTCACGCAAGTGCCTCAAAAATAGATAGACCACCATGGAAATGATTCACATGAAAAAACTAGTACCATGGTAGGAAAAAGGAACTGCATGCATAGTTTATGACAGGTATCGGCGACTGCTTTCACAATGGAGTTAACCTCCTAGGATTACCCGATAAATTTTGCAAATTTGAAGATTACATAAAAATCGGTGCTCAGAAGATCAACAAATAGGAACTTAAAATCCCCACTTCTCAGCTTTTAACCACTTACTCAATCTGACCTCAAAGTATCAAAGTTCCTACTCTTTAAGTAcaaacttcaattaaaaaaatgcaatggAATATCATCTCAAAGTCCATTGATTGTTAATTTCTGCTCACAACATCCTCTCATCTTGTGAACAATAGCCACCTAGGCATGCTCAGCTACCCAGacaaaaataataggaaaaaaaaaaaaagctaactGGATTATCAAAGAAACCAAtaggaaaaaagagaaaaaaaaaaagagcaagaagAGGCGGTGGAAGTTGCAGCTGCACATCCTAAAAGTAGAAGATTATGGAACTCCAACTTATATCAAAGGCAAAGCCAAGTACAACTTGAGAAAGTGATGATGTATATTCTTCATTCTACAAGTATACTAAAAATCCAAAGATAATTTAagtataaaaacaacaaaaaccaacaaaagtTGCAACAGTGGGTCATTTATTTACCATCTTaaactctttttaaaaagaaaacccaacGATACTATGAAATGAAACATAGGAATACAAAACCAAAGTCCATGTGAACAAATAGATGAACAGgaataacaaaactaaaatcatcagtTCTTACCAGAAGCAATATTGCTGCCAGCACCAACTGAAACCGACAGCTCTGATTTCTGAGCAACACATTTGAAGACGATGGGAAACGATCTTAAGCCCTTAATTACATGGCATGAGTCCCAAGAGCTTTTGTTACCATTGGAAATCAAGGGTCCCACAAAGCTTACCGAAGAAAACGAGCTGCTGAAGAAACAAGATTTCTTGTTTGAAGGCTGAAAGCAGCTATTGAGAAGCTTGAGAGAAGGTGGTAGGTTTAAGGTAGCACAAGACATGCTTCTAGCCCTCTGGATTCTAAACCATGCAGGTTTTGTTTAAACTCAATTTCCCTTACCCCCAGCTAGTATGGAATTAAGGGCTTGGTCATTGACgtaaaactgcaaaaaaaaaaaaaaaaaaaaagatgagcatATGTTAGATGCTTggcagaaaataaataaaacgagGGGGTGGTATTCCCTAATTAGATTTTGGGTTACCAAAAACCAAAGAATTGTTTTTCGTACTTCATTTCCCAAAAGAGATTGATATAAACAAGTACAGTGACACCATTGCTTGTTACATCTTTCGCGAGCTGGACAATTTGATAGCATTTACATCCTAAAGTTGTTAAATCAAGACATGGAAGAGAAAAGATGCTATGCTAAAAAGTACCACGTTTTGATTTTCCCAGAAACGACCGCAATCAAGGGCAGCCCTGAAGTAAATAGCTAgagcaaaccaaaacaaaacaaaaacagcaCATAGACAAAAATGGCATACCAGAGCAACCCAGAATCTGATATGAAGAAATAAACAGCAATAATGTAAGGAACTGAACTAAAACGTTAATTACTAGtattaaaagaagaagctaaTAAACCCCATTAACACAAAAGCAGATGCTATGCagcagcagagaagaaaactgtaaaaagaaggaaaggaaaggaaagggcGAATCCATGTTAgaataaatcaaaagttaaCAAGTGGGACAGCTTTTTACCTCTTGAAATCGAAGGGAAAATAGACTTGTAGGGGGGGAGAAGAGGGTGGAGTGGACGGGGATGGGGAGTCAGCAGATTTTAAGGAGCTGAGACAGAACCCCAAAGACACTTGAGGGTTTATGTGTTGTGtctttgtgtttgtgtttgtgtagTAACTAGTCAGTGACTCACAGTCCTGCCAAAATATAAATAGCGGCGAAATTTGGGTTAGAATTTGTGCAGTGACTACGAGGCTGTTTCGCATTTcgtttttacctttttttaggttttaaaattgCGTTTgcattgaaacaaaatatatatatatatatatatatatatatatgtgtgtgtgtgtgtgtgtgtgtgtgtgtgtgtgtgtgtgtatgtatgtatgtatgtatatgtatatgtatgtatgtatgtatgttgaTGATGTTTTCCTgggtttgatttattaatatcaaaaaaaaaaatctaaaaaaaatattttaaaatatttatgagtAAAAATGACAATACCATATACACTTTATAATAAGCCCTTAACTTCTCATTTtccaatataatttattttaattcacgCTCTTCAACCTTTTAATTAATAGGTATACATAAAGGGAGTAATTGTTTCAGGAATAAATATAGATTATTGTGAATTgttatagtaaaattattaCACTCTTTAACCTTTTAATCATtccattatttatttagatgcatcattatgttattttctacATGGTGTAGCGTGCGATAGAGTATTGTGGTTGAATTATcattgaagggtttttttttttgtcttttttctctctcttactaGATAAAAGGCATGattttcctctttgttttttatttttcaatttcatttctaatttttttaatgtcttatttcatttttatttctttagtagaacttttattttatttaatttagtactttaattacaattttttatatgttttttttttattcttattcttatttttttgattttttatttttggtttttggtttttttttttattaaaaaaattactttaaatttcatatttgatCAAAGCTTTATGAACATTatcaaaaattcacaaaaaattttaacaagAATTGAGCAAgatggattatatatatattacaaataattgAGCCTAGCAGTATTATAAATCGACGAGGAACGGGTCATATATACTACCATGCCTTGTTAACgaaaaatcttaattatctaaaattacaagaagaaaaaaattaataattttttttcaaccaataAGAAAAACCTACCATTACCCAATAAACAGATATGAAAGTCTTATTCCAAACTCTCTAAAAAACTGGGATTTCTTACCATTTTACTAAAGGCATGGGCAACCTGGTTTGAGCCTCCAGGAACATGCAGCGTGAAGGATGTCTTCTGCTAACTGTCCAAGCTCATTGCAGCAGAGGCTAGGAGATATCAGGGCATGCAGTACTAGCATCAAACTATCTATTTCCAACATAGCATCTGAGTAAGTTCAGATCATGTAAACCTGCCATGGCTTCACCAACTTCCACAGAGACTGGTCTCTGCAAGGCTTTTGAAGCAGCTAGCTTGACTTCTCCAATGGAGGAGGGTGTCAGCTTTTCTCAACTGTCTAGGTAGCACGAGCCATATTTAGGTTTTCAGAATCATATTCCTGGAACCATGCTAGAGACCAGGCCGTGCAATCTGCAGATTCTGAGGAGTGATTCTAGAAGAAGACAAGGAGATTTCTCTCCTCGCAAATATACCAACAGAAGTTGTCATTTTTGCTGTTAGAAAAATATGCTGCATTGATTGACAACTTATTTTTCCTTCAGCAAGGCCTAGCAACACAGCCCTCATTCCCCCATTATTTTGTGATGATAGGTTATTCTTATACTCGCGAGATACAGAAGGAGCTTGGTAAGAGGAAGTTCAAGTCAGCAAAGTGGAAAGGATGAGATGCAACAAGGAGAATCGATATTCATTGTTTAATATGCCTATTGTTTTTTCACAGATTCAACTTTCatatttattgtgattttaatgaaaatatatttctgataaaaaaaaaaaatacatggtaaCTACTAGTACCAACTAGGCTAAAAGAAAGAACttgaaaatggaaaatcaaaatCTCTCATATAGAAATATACACGGAAAAGCCTTGAAGCATTCTCAAATGTCAAGGGCATAGCAACTTTTTCACTGCAACAAAATCTTCTCCTCTACATATGCTAAGTGAGACTCATGCATTACAGATTGCAGGAATTGAATCATCCCCTTCATTAGAAAAGAATTGTGAACCATCAAATTATTCTGGATAAAAATCTATGTCCGCTGGCGGACCTCTTCTAAGTTTTTCCTGTAGATCTGATTGTTTTGGTAGTACAAGCTCAGTTCCCTCACCAAACGTGGAAAAATATCTCTCTAAAACCATCTGCAACCAGAAAGGGGCAGtacaagagaaaaaataagagaGTTAGCAGAAAAATAGTGAGAACATCACAATATGAATACATCAAATATCCTTGACATGAAATTGAAATGCGCACCACGGCAGCATAGGCATCGACTTTCTTTTGCCGAGTAGACTTGTTCAGGCCCCTGAAAGAGTTGAGAAATAGTTGTCACAGATACAGGTCATAACTATTGAGAAATTTCTGTCAACTGTAGAAACATTTGTTTGGCATACAAGCATTCAACAAAGTAGGTaccataatttataaatacttgTGCAATTTTCACATTTCAGTGTAATAATGCAACCTTTAATTTATCAACCTGTATTTCTGAACGATAAGATGAAGCATCTCCCTTCAAatgttaaaacaaaaacaagcacAATAAAGGTGTTATAAAGTGCAATCCCAATCACAACAATAAAACCTCAATTTGCATGTCAAACTTGAGATCAGTTCAAGAAATAAATTAGATCTtctacacaattttttttttcttgatgcaTAATAATCCAAATAGATTAACACAATGAGatgatataaaagaagaaagaaagaagcaacaCACCAAGCATTTCATCTGtaacttaaaaaagaaactaatcTATCATTATATGCAGCAGAGAAGTCTAACATCCACTGAAAAATGATCCTTTCCTATTGATGATCGTGGTGATACCACCTTAGGAAACCTACCCTGCACATTTAGATACCGGTCAACATGTAACAAACCAGTTCATAGCACATGTAACTCCCAAGACAATCCTAACTTGCAATCTATTCAAAGATATAGAACAATTTCGCAAAGACGAGTGAATTTAACCAGGGCAGATAGCAAAATGCTACATAACCGCAAAAATCTATCAAAAAAGTAgcactaaaataaaattctttaaagGAACAATTACATGTCAATCATTCGGTTAGTGGCTTCCGTTGATGTACCGTGCTCATCTTGTAGGTACACTCTCCAACCcctgaattttaaaactatgaataacaattataatccaTATCTAAATGAACAGAAGCAGAACAAGCATAAAGACAGTTACAGTTTCACCTGTGAGCAGCTAGAACAGCAAACCTTCCAGCAACACTACGAACTTTGTTGGATTGTGGGGTTTCCTTACCATCCCAAGATTTTGGAAGCCCAATAATGAATTCATCTACCTCCTATGTACAAACCATCATTTCCTTACACTATCATCAAAAACTAATACATGggcctttagtttttcttaagACAAGAAAACAAGAGATTTCTACCTCGTTTTCTGCAATTTCAAGAAGTCGAAGCTCAAGCTTTTGTCCTCGCAACTCCAAGACCTAAACATAACATTAAT contains:
- the LOC118031162 gene encoding acetylajmalan esterase; translated protein: MAIRFLALFQFLIIYSTFLHIILPQNPCTASDIVPKLKQCGFDAIYNLGTSISDTGNSAIDNPSIWQAMFPYGKTINEATGRPSDGLLIIDYIARSADLPLVVPYKNSSALHLSTSRGVNFAYSGATALSMEVLAKKNITLDWAKPSLSVQLGWLDDYFKGYCNNVKDCTEAVSSSLFMINFGTNDYGYAFSQNHNIEEIKKNGLVSDVVEAIKQALKKIINHGARKVLVFGVALDGCRPISVTMQSANKSATYDRFGCVKDNNDFCNYHNVLLQEGLKELREQNPDVQIVYGDLYNAMQSILDDSQSLGFKSLTEACCDVDVENKKKAVLYKDKLCGAHGTIVCPKPEEYVFWDNGHCTQKANEKLADWIIQDIFPKFRCNA
- the LOC118031133 gene encoding phosphoribosylamine--glycine ligase yields the protein MSCATLNLPPSLKLLNSCFQPSNKKSCFFSSSFSSVSFVGPLISNGNKSSWDSCHVIKGLRSFPIVFKCVAQKSELSVSVGAGSNIASEKRLVVLVIGGGGREHALCYALQRSPSCDAVFCAPGNAGISNSGNATCIPELDISDSSAVISFCRKWGVGLVVVGPEAPLVSGLANNLVKAGIPTFGPSAEAAALEGSKNFMKNLCEKYKIPTAKYQTFTDPSSAKQYIEDQGAPIVIKADGLAAGKGVIVAMTLEEAYEAVDSMLVKSVFGSAGCCIVVEEFLEGEEASFFALVDGENAIPLESAQDHKRVGDGDTGPNTGGMGAYSPAPVLTKELQSVVMQTIIHPTVKGMAAEGCKFVGVLYAGLMIEKKTGLPKLIEYNVRFGDPECQVLMVRLESDLAQVLLAASRGELSGVSLKWSPGSAMVVVMASKGYPGSYEKGTVIRNLEEAENVAPTVKVFHAGTALNSDGNFIATGGRVLGVTATGRDLEEARDRAYQAVEEINWPGGFYRRDIGWRALPQKQLAPKK
- the LOC118031132 gene encoding uncharacterized protein yields the protein MSCSLSNSNQLPFFSKRVSTNLLFPNFTTSSLQLDSDKPCRRRLRALLSIPEIPPNALRRKNDPLWRGGFSLGVDLGLSRSGVALSKGFTVRPLTVLELRGQKLELRLLEIAENEEVDEFIIGLPKSWDGKETPQSNKVRSVAGRFAVLAAHRGWRVYLQDEHGTSTEATNRMIDMGLNKSTRQKKVDAYAAVMVLERYFSTFGEGTELVLPKQSDLQEKLRRGPPADIDFYPE